One stretch of Pomacea canaliculata isolate SZHN2017 linkage group LG11, ASM307304v1, whole genome shotgun sequence DNA includes these proteins:
- the LOC112575255 gene encoding uncharacterized protein LOC112575255 isoform X1, translating to MDESGTREKGGHRGGGGRVKVYLQAVTDDQADLLTDAEISRELQELITRSGADIAFDANPSPVPGMKIIIIRGVPSQIEAAVKIICLITADEKTSLSSQAQAFWIQWVEAAFPDLHSRAYFLPPVYFNRVPMTRQAVAGQNRLVLQSVHKQFRTHTTLDKQFRTLLTSSNTYKMSNQESSNLNEPTSVLPVVDSTPIPQPSSVQECDLRDDVAMQRVLFCLQKLSEKTGEILVGISQFYFGQYLGNPCYAPAAAQLPSPVNLPSSFTRNWRQGDFDILIIHRHYGFVVCEVKAVGDNLNELDVPKESIDNNIRKKLKDAMRQLDKAEAMLSHLVSDIAAGLRITKTIAVPNLTTHQVQQAVSEDLQLTQDLCKCLGTTDATNISDLCLCSDQLSEPSTPWDVNTMVLEKLEDWWNHNVSVYEHDSHMTSDLYKILVARFCGPATSVTVPCTSAPRLSVKTLGQAVSATGECYTAVITLFPEQVDLLNRATPRLFVTGPPGTGKTWCCC from the exons ATGGATGAAAGTGGCACACGCGAAAAAGGAGGTCACAGAGGAGGTGGTGGaagggtcaaagtttacctacagGCGGTGACTGATGACCAGGCTGATCTTCTTACAGATGCAG aaatATCGCGCGAACTTCAAGAACTGATAACGAGGTCAGGCGCTGACATAGCGTTTGATGCtaacccctcacctgtaccaggtatgaagattatCATTATCCGCGGTGTTCCATCTCAGATCGAGGCCGCAGTCAAGATCATCTGTCTGATCACTGCGGATGAG AAaacatcattgtcatcacaaGCCCAGGCATTCTGGATACAATGGGTTGAGGCCGCCTTCCCTGACCTccactctcgcgcctacttcctgcctcctgtctacttcaaccgcgtgccgatgactagaCAGGCGGTTGCTGGTCAGAACCGTTTGGTTCTTCAATCAGTACATAAACAGTTTCGAACCCACACAACCCTAGATAAACAATTTAGAACACTACTGACATCGTCCAATACATATAAAATGTCAAACCAAGAAAGCTCAAACTTAAACGAACCAACGTCAGTTCTCCCTGTTGTTGATTCGACTCCCATTCCGCAGCCATCTTCTGTTCAGGAATGTGATCTCAGAGATGATGTAGCCATGCAACGagttcttttctgtcttcagaaGCTGTcagaaaagacaggagaaattTTGGTAGGAATCAGCCAGTTTTATTTCGGACAATACCTGGGTAACCCATGCTACGCCCCGGCGGCTGCACAGTTACCCTCACCCGTCAACCTTCCATCAAGTTTTACACGGAACTGGAGACAGGGGGACTTTGATATCCTTattattcaccgacattacggctttgtagtctgtgaggtgaaggccgTAGGTGACAACTTGAATGAACTCGATGTACCAAAGGAGAGTATAGACAACAACATCAGGAAGAAACTAAAAGACGCCATGagacagctggacaaggcggaggccatgttgtctcacctggtgtccgataTCGCtgccggtctgcgcatcactaagacgaTCGCCGTCCCTAATCTTACGACTCATCAGGTACAACAGGCTGTCTCTGAAGACTTACagctcacacag GACCTTTGTAAGTGTCTGGGCACAACAGATGCGACCAACATCAGTGATCTCTGTCTCTGTTCCGACCAGCTGTCTGAACCTAGCACACCATGGGACGTTAACACGATGGTGTTAGAGAAACTTGAGGACTGGTGGAATCACAATGTGTCTGTCTATGAGCATGATAGTCACATGACCAGCGACTTGTACAAAATATTAGTAGCTAG attctgtggtccggcgacatcAGTGACTGTCCCATGCACGTCTGCCCCACGtctgagtgtcaagaccctgggtcaggcagTGTCAGCGACAGGAGAATgttacactgctgtaataacttTATTCCCGGAGCAAGTTGACCTGCTTAACAGGGCGACTCCcagactctttgtcaccggacctcCAGGCACAGGTAAGacttggtgctgctgctga